In Candidatus Sedimenticola sp. (ex Thyasira tokunagai), the following proteins share a genomic window:
- a CDS encoding TRZ/ATZ family hydrolase, which translates to MTIDTLIHARWIIPVIPEDAVLEHHALAIQGGRILEILPSDQASKKYSAETVHELAQHALIPGLINAHTHAAMSLLRGLADDLPLMTWLNDHIWPAEGRWVSEEFVADGTRLAVAEMLRGGTTCFNDMYFFPDIAGMVSAAAGIRAVMGMIIIDFPSAWAGDADEYLSRGLEVHDKFRNDSLITTAFAPHAPYSVSDAPLDRVRTMVDELEPSVQVHIHLHETKDEIVQGLECHGKRPMQRLHDLGLLSPSLMAVHMTHLEEDEITLFAESGASVVHCPESNLKLASGFCPVAELHKAGVNVAIGTDGAASNNDLDMFSEMRTAALLAKGVSNNAAAIPAATALRMATLNGAIALGIADETGSLEPGKAADITAVNLGSLETQPIYHPVSQLVYATGRDKVSDVWVAGKQVVNGGELTTLDSREIATRTQEWYEKIRED; encoded by the coding sequence TTGACTATCGATACACTGATACACGCGCGCTGGATTATTCCGGTAATTCCTGAAGATGCCGTACTTGAGCATCATGCCCTGGCAATTCAGGGTGGCCGAATACTAGAGATACTCCCCAGTGACCAAGCCAGTAAGAAGTACAGTGCCGAGACAGTTCACGAGTTGGCTCAGCATGCGCTGATTCCGGGACTTATCAACGCTCATACACACGCGGCAATGAGCCTGCTGCGCGGATTGGCAGATGATCTGCCGCTAATGACCTGGCTGAACGATCATATCTGGCCTGCTGAGGGGCGCTGGGTAAGTGAAGAGTTTGTCGCCGATGGCACGCGTTTAGCGGTGGCGGAAATGCTGCGCGGCGGCACCACCTGTTTCAATGATATGTACTTCTTCCCAGACATTGCCGGTATGGTCAGCGCCGCCGCCGGCATCAGAGCGGTAATGGGAATGATCATTATCGATTTCCCCTCTGCCTGGGCCGGCGATGCCGACGAGTATCTGAGTCGGGGACTGGAGGTCCACGATAAATTTCGCAATGATAGTCTCATAACCACCGCTTTCGCCCCCCATGCACCCTACTCCGTCTCCGATGCCCCACTGGATCGGGTACGCACCATGGTGGATGAACTGGAGCCTTCGGTGCAAGTGCATATCCACCTCCATGAGACCAAGGATGAGATTGTTCAGGGGCTGGAGTGCCACGGCAAGCGGCCAATGCAGCGGCTTCATGACTTGGGACTGCTCTCCCCCTCCCTGATGGCGGTTCACATGACCCACCTGGAAGAAGATGAGATTACCCTGTTTGCCGAAAGCGGCGCCAGTGTCGTCCACTGCCCCGAGTCCAATCTGAAACTCGCCTCTGGTTTCTGCCCGGTAGCTGAGCTGCACAAAGCCGGCGTTAATGTCGCTATCGGCACCGACGGCGCCGCCAGCAACAACGACCTGGATATGTTCAGCGAAATGCGCACCGCCGCCCTCCTCGCCAAAGGGGTATCCAACAACGCCGCCGCCATACCCGCAGCCACCGCACTGCGCATGGCCACCCTCAACGGCGCCATCGCCCTCGGCATTGCCGATGAGACAGGCTCTCTTGAACCGGGCAAAGCTGCAGACATTACCGCTGTCAATCTAGGCAGCCTGGAGACCCAGCCGATCTATCACCCGGTTTCACAACTAGTCTACGCTACCGGCCGCGACAAAGTTTCAGATGTCTGGGTGGCGGGAAAGCAGGTGGTGAATGGAGGTGAACTCACCACCCTCGACAGTCGTGAGATCGCTACACGAACTCAGGAGTGGTATGAGAAAATCAGGGAGGATTGA
- the ubiG gene encoding bifunctional 2-polyprenyl-6-hydroxyphenol methylase/3-demethylubiquinol 3-O-methyltransferase UbiG — MSEQTLNVDQAEISKFEELAARWWDPHSEFKPLHEINPLRLQYIDDIAGLKGKRVLDVGCGGGILSESMAAAGAEVTGIDMGEAPLEVARLHLLESGLEADYRRIPVEQLADEQPESFDVVTCMEMLEHVPDPSSIVKACSRLCKPGGNIFFSTLNRNPKSYLFAIIGAEYLLQLLPKGTHDYSKFIRPSELDGWIRAAGLESTDMKGLTYNPLTGKYRLDPRDVDVNYMVSCSKDD; from the coding sequence ATGAGTGAGCAGACTCTCAATGTGGATCAGGCGGAAATCAGTAAGTTTGAGGAGCTGGCCGCCCGCTGGTGGGACCCTCACAGTGAGTTCAAACCACTGCATGAGATCAATCCGCTACGCCTCCAATACATCGATGATATCGCCGGCCTGAAAGGCAAGCGGGTGCTGGATGTCGGCTGTGGCGGCGGCATTCTCTCCGAAAGCATGGCTGCAGCGGGTGCCGAAGTGACCGGAATCGACATGGGCGAAGCCCCCCTGGAGGTAGCCAGGCTGCATCTGCTGGAGTCCGGTCTTGAGGCCGACTACAGGCGGATACCTGTTGAGCAGCTGGCCGATGAACAACCGGAGTCTTTCGATGTGGTTACTTGCATGGAGATGCTGGAGCACGTGCCTGATCCCTCATCTATCGTTAAGGCTTGCAGCCGTCTGTGCAAGCCGGGCGGCAACATCTTCTTCTCGACCCTAAATCGAAATCCTAAATCCTATCTTTTCGCCATTATCGGTGCCGAGTACCTTCTACAGCTTCTACCAAAAGGGACTCATGACTACTCAAAGTTTATCCGCCCCTCTGAACTGGACGGCTGGATTCGTGCCGCCGGTCTTGAGAGTACAGATATGAAAGGGCTGACCTACAATCCACTTACCGGCAAGTACCGCCTCGATCCCCGGGATGTCGACGTCAATTATATGGTCAGCTGTAGTAAAGATGACTGA
- a CDS encoding HAD-IA family hydrolase, with the protein MTETANFNGRAIRLVLFDLDGTFADTAPDLAYALNCTLQRHGHQELSFEEIRPHVSHGGIALIRAGFGINQDAPRFEEYRQDLLTVYRENISRETRLFPGMAQVLDQLESQHLPWGIVTNKPDWLTDPLMEEMELSQRAACIVSGNTTGNSKPHPEPILYACRLVGCSPDECLYVGDAERDIEAGHRAGTATMTALFGYLDDGDRPEQWGADCEINHPTEILQQIGLSIPPLS; encoded by the coding sequence ATGACTGAAACGGCGAACTTTAACGGTAGAGCGATCCGCCTTGTCCTATTTGACCTGGATGGTACTTTTGCCGATACCGCTCCAGATCTTGCGTACGCACTTAATTGCACTTTGCAGCGGCATGGTCATCAGGAGCTCTCTTTTGAGGAGATACGTCCCCACGTCTCTCATGGCGGCATTGCCCTTATCCGTGCAGGATTTGGCATTAACCAGGATGCCCCCCGTTTTGAGGAGTACCGGCAGGACCTGCTTACCGTATATAGAGAGAACATCAGCCGTGAGACACGGCTGTTTCCCGGTATGGCGCAGGTGCTGGATCAGCTGGAATCACAACATCTGCCCTGGGGTATAGTCACCAATAAGCCGGACTGGCTTACAGACCCACTAATGGAGGAGATGGAACTTTCTCAGCGGGCCGCCTGTATTGTCAGCGGTAACACAACCGGCAATAGCAAGCCCCATCCGGAACCGATTCTTTACGCCTGCAGGCTGGTGGGGTGCAGCCCTGATGAGTGTCTCTACGTAGGTGATGCCGAGCGTGATATCGAAGCGGGGCATCGTGCCGGCACCGCTACTATGACCGCTCTGTTCGGTTATCTTGATGATGGCGACAGGCCTGAGCAGTGGGGTGCGGATTGTGAAATCAACCATCCCACTGAAATCCTGCAGCAGATAGGGCTGTCTATACCGCCGCTCTCATAA
- a CDS encoding YciK family oxidoreductase — MRDYQPNKDLLAGRTILVTGAGDGIGRAAALAYAEYGATVVLLGRTLAKLEKVYDAIEAAGGTQPAIYPMNLEGATDHDYFEMAETFGNEFGVLDGLLHSAAQVRLLSRLDDYDIETWYQVMQVNLNGPFMMTQACLPLLRKSKDASIIFTSDDVGRKAKAYWGAYAVSKFGVEGLMQVLAEETCDSTNIRVNTLAPGPTRTNLRAHAYPGEDPQTVKAPETLMPFYLWLMGPDSIGTTGQSLSPENW; from the coding sequence ATGCGCGACTACCAGCCCAATAAAGACCTGTTAGCAGGACGCACCATTTTAGTCACCGGCGCCGGTGACGGTATCGGCCGTGCGGCGGCCCTTGCCTATGCAGAATACGGCGCCACGGTGGTACTACTTGGGCGTACCCTGGCCAAGTTGGAGAAGGTGTACGATGCAATCGAGGCAGCGGGCGGTACTCAGCCGGCGATCTACCCGATGAACCTTGAAGGGGCAACCGACCACGACTACTTTGAGATGGCTGAAACATTCGGCAATGAGTTTGGTGTCCTTGACGGCCTGCTCCACAGTGCCGCCCAGGTGCGACTGCTCAGCCGATTGGATGACTACGATATCGAGACTTGGTATCAAGTAATGCAGGTCAACCTGAATGGCCCTTTCATGATGACCCAGGCGTGCCTGCCGCTCCTGCGTAAATCAAAAGATGCCTCTATTATATTTACCTCCGATGATGTCGGCCGTAAGGCCAAGGCCTATTGGGGCGCCTATGCGGTATCAAAATTTGGTGTTGAGGGGCTGATGCAGGTATTGGCCGAGGAGACCTGCGACAGCACCAACATCCGCGTCAATACACTCGCTCCCGGCCCCACCCGAACCAACCTGCGGGCTCACGCGTACCCTGGTGAAGACCCTCAGACAGTTAAAGCACCAGAAACTCTGATGCCGTTCTACCTCTGGTTGATGGGACCTGACAGTATCGGTACTACCGGACAGTCCCTCTCCCCTGAAAACTGGTAG
- a CDS encoding GGDEF domain-containing protein has product MTTQNPSSAGNLDSVITHPAHPSLNEETKNRFASRVLELTGVLQTTLETHELLAIFAKEIGRFVPYDGLNYQFPGLRLDVSIGKQALHSCAYQLVIIDEHLGDLKFSRDFPFEEEELENIEGLIAGLLYPLRNSLLYQRAVDSASTDPLTGVKNRAAMNGAMKREIGLAQRHQSPFSCIILDIDHFKRVNDTHGHLYGDQALRSIAECTEQTIRESDMVFRYGGEEFVIVLTDTDTEGAELLAERIRVNVSRLDPVPGKELKLTVSLGVTMLRSEDDGNQFFERLDKALYQAKNSGRNRVVVD; this is encoded by the coding sequence ATGACTACACAGAATCCAAGCTCGGCCGGCAATCTCGATTCGGTAATAACACACCCCGCCCACCCGTCACTCAATGAAGAGACGAAGAACCGGTTTGCCTCTCGAGTTCTGGAACTCACTGGGGTACTTCAGACCACTCTGGAGACCCATGAACTTTTAGCGATATTTGCGAAAGAGATCGGACGTTTTGTTCCCTATGACGGTCTCAATTACCAGTTCCCCGGTTTGCGCCTCGATGTCAGTATTGGCAAACAGGCACTACACAGTTGTGCCTATCAACTAGTAATAATTGATGAACATCTGGGTGACCTCAAATTTTCCCGTGACTTCCCTTTTGAAGAGGAGGAGCTGGAAAATATCGAGGGCTTGATCGCAGGCTTGCTCTACCCGCTGCGTAACTCCCTGCTCTACCAACGTGCCGTTGACTCGGCCAGCACCGATCCACTGACAGGTGTGAAAAATCGCGCTGCCATGAACGGTGCAATGAAGCGTGAGATTGGCCTGGCCCAGCGCCACCAATCTCCCTTCTCCTGCATTATTCTCGATATCGATCACTTCAAGAGGGTTAACGATACTCACGGCCACCTCTATGGCGACCAGGCTTTAAGGTCGATTGCTGAGTGCACCGAACAGACCATTCGTGAAAGTGACATGGTATTCCGCTACGGCGGTGAGGAGTTTGTGATTGTCCTCACCGATACCGATACTGAGGGAGCGGAACTCCTTGCAGAGAGGATTCGAGTGAATGTCTCACGGCTCGACCCTGTTCCCGGAAAGGAATTAAAACTGACTGTCAGCCTTGGCGTCACCATGTTGCGAAGTGAAGATGACGGCAACCAATTTTTCGAACGTCTGGACAAGGCGCTATACCAAGCCAAAAACAGTGGTCGAAATCGGGTTGTTGTTGACTGA
- a CDS encoding PAAR domain-containing protein, whose product MGKPAARISDLVLQDAPHCHAPIHPPAPVPAPVPHPALPLAIISGQANVLIGGLPAARLTDKTIPCVLPACVPAGPGMIALGSATVIIGNMPAARMGDMTAHPSCVAPIPSPTGKILPPCCPTVLIGG is encoded by the coding sequence ATGGGAAAACCAGCCGCCAGAATCTCAGATCTAGTGCTACAGGATGCGCCGCATTGTCATGCACCGATTCATCCTCCCGCACCCGTGCCGGCACCCGTGCCACATCCGGCACTGCCGCTCGCCATCATCTCCGGCCAAGCCAATGTACTCATCGGCGGCCTGCCGGCTGCCCGCTTAACAGACAAAACAATTCCTTGTGTGCTTCCCGCTTGTGTTCCTGCGGGGCCTGGGATGATCGCGCTGGGCTCCGCCACGGTAATCATCGGAAACATGCCGGCGGCACGCATGGGAGATATGACCGCTCACCCAAGCTGTGTCGCGCCAATCCCGAGCCCCACAGGGAAGATCCTGCCGCCCTGTTGTCCCACTGTACTCATAGGCGGTTAA
- a CDS encoding methyltransferase domain-containing protein, translating to MGCAVGRSSFELAANSNRLVLGIDTNFSMLRVAQGVLADNRVRYPRRRTGIVYDRQEFEVKFNHSKQVDFWACDGLALPFSDNSFGLAVGLHVLDSVTSPRELLESIGRALQPGGSTIIATPYDWSAVVTPIEAWIGGHSQRGPDQGASEPLLRSLLTPGAHPQSIDGLQITNELMDFPWHTRIHDRSTMSYSVHLVTAKSIKS from the coding sequence ATCGGTTGCGCCGTTGGTCGCAGTAGCTTTGAACTTGCCGCAAACAGCAATCGGCTGGTACTAGGTATAGATACGAATTTTTCCATGCTGCGCGTTGCGCAAGGGGTGCTGGCTGACAATAGGGTGCGCTATCCAAGACGCCGTACAGGTATCGTCTATGATCGTCAGGAATTCGAAGTGAAGTTCAACCATTCAAAACAGGTAGACTTCTGGGCCTGCGATGGTCTCGCCCTGCCCTTTTCCGACAACAGCTTTGGTCTGGCGGTGGGACTGCATGTACTCGATTCAGTCACCTCACCGCGTGAGCTTCTTGAATCCATCGGCCGGGCACTTCAGCCTGGCGGATCCACTATCATCGCCACTCCCTATGACTGGTCAGCAGTGGTGACACCCATAGAGGCTTGGATCGGAGGCCACTCCCAACGTGGCCCAGACCAAGGAGCCAGTGAGCCTTTACTGAGATCGTTACTCACCCCCGGTGCGCATCCCCAGTCTATAGACGGATTGCAAATCACCAATGAGCTGATGGATTTCCCCTGGCATACACGGATACACGATCGCAGCACCATGAGCTACAGCGTACATCTGGTGACGGCAAAATCGATCAAATCCTGA
- a CDS encoding DcrB-related protein: MPMFQGSGFVIDVPEECVDASVYTFAFPEKGGYAANLMVRFEAVVGAFDLQKYVKEQLDGLQQKVEEFKLVSQAAGKRGTSDGVMSVYEWGKEPARIRQKQVVLFVPGEQPRKYILTATDLASQSANSDPLFDQMLRSFEINVA, translated from the coding sequence ATGCCCATGTTTCAGGGGTCCGGATTTGTAATTGATGTGCCGGAAGAGTGTGTCGACGCATCCGTCTACACCTTTGCATTTCCGGAAAAGGGCGGTTATGCAGCGAACCTGATGGTGAGGTTCGAAGCAGTGGTGGGGGCGTTTGATCTTCAGAAGTATGTCAAGGAGCAGTTGGACGGCCTACAACAGAAGGTTGAGGAGTTTAAGCTTGTCAGCCAGGCAGCCGGAAAGCGTGGCACCAGTGATGGTGTTATGAGCGTCTACGAGTGGGGCAAGGAACCCGCACGCATCCGGCAGAAACAGGTCGTGCTGTTCGTTCCGGGAGAGCAGCCGCGAAAATATATCCTTACCGCCACCGACTTGGCCTCCCAGTCGGCGAATTCTGATCCTCTGTTCGATCAGATGCTTCGAAGCTTTGAGATTAATGTAGCCTAA
- a CDS encoding type VI secretion system contractile sheath large subunit, whose translation MPGRMEFEFGFSTAGVAGKRRGEGAMRILMMGDFSGRANRGVMESGESLAARPLSTVDVDNFETLIERYRPRLEFPLGGAAQILEFAELDDFHPDALYQRLELFTSLRSLRSRLANPETFPQAAAELKFDAMPAKEPTDSEPATSQQQENEDNMFQRLLGKAPSEPEAATVAESAGVDKFIRDIVAPYVVRQDTQQQEAYISSVDDAISSQMRGLLHKPAFQALESTWRSVHRLVSGLETGEELKLYLLDVSKEELAADVAGAGGDPENSGLYRLLVEQGIRTLGGEPWSLLVGDYRFGPDKEETTLLAALGAIASHAGGPFLAAASPAILGCSSLVDSPAAENWQGLEREMERSWQALRGSSVAPWIGLALPRVLLRLPYGRQGDEIDSFRFEEIAGSSSPDHDSLLWGSPAYACAMLLGTAFQERGWAMEPGDLQDIEDLPAYTYDDDGERRLMPCAETLLSERTGEAILAQGLMPLLSYRNRNTVRVLRFQSIASPGAALSGPWG comes from the coding sequence ATGCCGGGGCGAATGGAGTTTGAGTTCGGATTCTCAACAGCTGGTGTAGCAGGCAAGAGACGTGGTGAAGGGGCCATGCGAATTCTCATGATGGGGGATTTCAGCGGCCGGGCTAACCGTGGTGTGATGGAGAGTGGGGAGAGCCTCGCTGCACGTCCACTGTCGACGGTAGATGTAGATAATTTCGAGACACTGATTGAGCGCTATCGGCCACGTTTAGAGTTTCCACTGGGAGGGGCGGCGCAGATTCTGGAATTTGCCGAGCTGGATGATTTTCATCCCGATGCGCTCTACCAACGATTGGAGCTGTTCACGTCTCTCAGATCACTGCGTAGTAGATTGGCAAATCCGGAAACTTTTCCCCAAGCGGCAGCGGAACTGAAATTCGATGCAATGCCGGCAAAGGAGCCCACCGACAGTGAGCCGGCTACCTCACAGCAGCAGGAAAACGAAGATAATATGTTTCAACGTTTGCTGGGCAAGGCGCCAAGCGAACCGGAAGCGGCAACAGTGGCCGAGTCAGCCGGTGTTGATAAGTTTATCCGGGATATCGTCGCTCCCTATGTGGTGCGGCAAGATACCCAGCAGCAGGAGGCCTACATCTCATCGGTGGATGATGCCATCAGTAGCCAGATGCGGGGTCTGCTCCATAAGCCGGCATTTCAAGCTCTGGAGTCGACCTGGCGATCGGTTCATCGGCTGGTAAGTGGCCTGGAGACCGGTGAAGAGTTGAAGCTGTATCTACTGGATGTCTCTAAAGAGGAGTTGGCGGCGGATGTGGCCGGCGCAGGGGGGGATCCGGAAAACTCGGGACTCTACCGATTGCTGGTGGAGCAGGGTATTAGAACTCTGGGAGGGGAGCCTTGGTCTCTGCTTGTTGGTGATTATCGTTTTGGGCCTGATAAGGAAGAGACAACTCTATTGGCAGCCCTGGGTGCCATTGCATCACATGCCGGCGGTCCATTCCTGGCCGCTGCGTCACCAGCGATATTGGGATGCTCCTCGTTGGTAGACAGTCCGGCTGCAGAAAATTGGCAAGGGCTGGAGAGAGAGATGGAACGGTCTTGGCAGGCCTTGCGAGGGAGTTCTGTTGCACCATGGATAGGATTGGCGCTGCCCCGGGTGTTGTTGCGTCTTCCCTATGGACGTCAGGGGGATGAGATCGATAGCTTCCGCTTTGAAGAGATTGCCGGATCTTCGAGCCCCGATCATGATTCTCTTCTTTGGGGCAGTCCAGCTTACGCCTGTGCCATGCTGCTTGGGACTGCCTTTCAAGAGCGTGGCTGGGCCATGGAGCCCGGTGACCTGCAGGATATTGAGGACCTGCCCGCCTATACCTATGATGATGACGGAGAACGTAGACTGATGCCTTGTGCCGAAACCCTACTCAGCGAGCGTACAGGAGAGGCGATTTTGGCTCAGGGGTTGATGCCGCTACTCAGTTACCGCAATCGTAATACCGTAAGGGTGCTGCGCTTCCAGTCTATCGCCTCTCCCGGGGCTGCACTGTCGGGGCCATGGGGTTAG
- a CDS encoding contractile injection system protein, VgrG/Pvc8 family → MPIIQTERNISISTPLGEDVLVFQRMDASESLSQLFNYELELLSDGGEILYEDLLGQTATVTLTKDDDSKRYFNGYITNFSYGGTQDRFSRYRATLKPWLWFLSRTTDCRIFQQ, encoded by the coding sequence GTGCCAATTATTCAAACAGAAAGAAACATTTCCATCTCTACCCCCCTGGGAGAGGACGTACTGGTCTTCCAACGCATGGACGCTAGTGAAAGTCTCAGTCAACTATTTAATTACGAGTTGGAACTGCTGAGTGATGGTGGGGAAATTCTCTATGAAGACCTGCTCGGCCAGACCGCCACCGTAACCCTGACCAAAGATGATGATTCTAAGCGCTACTTCAACGGCTATATCACCAACTTCTCCTATGGCGGCACCCAAGACCGCTTTAGCCGCTATCGTGCCACCCTGAAGCCCTGGCTCTGGTTTCTCTCACGCACCACAGACTGCAGGATATTTCAGCAATAA
- the tssI gene encoding type VI secretion system tip protein TssI/VgrG gives MLPLWRAARTTGKQCGLTATGDYQPSLRSPWLAAKAVPDIIKEVFKEHGFSGYVRDDLIGKYHDWEYCVQYRESDLNFVSRLMEQEGIYYHFEHEEGKHTLVLADEVSNHESVNNIPYFPPDVHNRREAEHIESWLLNSEVQPGSYRTADFDFEKPKTELQGISSSPAVHSQAEGEIYDYPGEYTETSVGDNYAKIRLQELQTPYEIAAGSGDARKISVGSLFTLEQFPREDQNREYLITSAEYQICSDDYISGADPGMAQIYSCKFKAMISDREYRPPRLTRKPVVRGPQTAMVVGPSGEEIWTDQYGRVKVQFHWDRLGKSDENSSCWIRVGQPWAGKTWGGVFLPRIGHEVIVDFLEGDPDRPIITGSVYNADTMPPYTLPDNQTQSGFKSRSSKGGSADNFNELRFEDKKGEEEVYFHAEKDFNRVVENNDTLKVGFEDKEDGDQSVEIYNNQTTKIGCAAASDGSQTTEIHKDRSTTLETGSDAIQVKMGDRTINVDAGSISEEAAQFIELKVGASSIKIEPAKITIKSVAILIEADATLDTKSTVTTIDSKATLDAKSPMTTVKGDAVLTLKGGVIMVN, from the coding sequence TTGCTTCCCCTCTGGCGCGCTGCGCGCACGACGGGTAAGCAGTGCGGCCTCACGGCTACCGGGGATTACCAGCCCTCGCTTCGCTCTCCATGGCTGGCAGCGAAGGCAGTCCCTGACATTATCAAAGAGGTATTCAAGGAACATGGCTTTTCGGGATATGTCAGGGATGACTTGATCGGCAAATATCACGACTGGGAATACTGTGTGCAGTATCGGGAATCCGACCTCAACTTCGTCAGCCGGCTGATGGAACAGGAGGGGATCTACTACCACTTCGAACATGAAGAGGGCAAACACACCCTGGTACTGGCCGATGAGGTCAGCAACCACGAGAGCGTGAACAACATTCCTTACTTCCCCCCCGATGTGCATAATCGCCGCGAGGCAGAGCACATCGAATCCTGGCTACTGAACTCAGAGGTACAGCCGGGCAGCTACCGGACAGCCGATTTCGACTTCGAAAAACCCAAGACCGAACTGCAGGGCATATCCTCCAGCCCGGCAGTTCATTCGCAGGCCGAAGGGGAGATATATGACTACCCGGGCGAATACACAGAGACTTCGGTTGGGGACAACTATGCCAAGATTCGTCTTCAGGAGTTGCAGACCCCCTACGAAATCGCCGCCGGCAGTGGCGATGCCCGAAAGATCTCCGTCGGCAGCCTGTTCACCCTGGAGCAATTCCCGCGGGAGGATCAGAATCGGGAATACCTGATCACCTCCGCCGAGTACCAGATCTGTTCCGATGACTATATCTCCGGCGCAGACCCAGGCATGGCACAAATATATAGCTGCAAATTCAAGGCCATGATCTCAGACAGGGAATATCGCCCGCCGCGGCTAACGCGCAAGCCGGTGGTTCGGGGCCCCCAGACCGCCATGGTGGTGGGTCCCTCCGGCGAAGAGATCTGGACGGACCAGTATGGCCGGGTCAAGGTGCAGTTCCACTGGGACCGCTTGGGCAAGAGCGACGAGAACAGCTCCTGCTGGATTCGCGTGGGCCAGCCATGGGCGGGCAAAACGTGGGGCGGCGTATTCCTGCCCCGTATCGGCCACGAGGTGATTGTGGATTTTCTCGAAGGCGACCCGGATCGTCCCATCATCACCGGCAGTGTCTACAACGCCGATACCATGCCGCCTTATACACTTCCCGACAACCAGACCCAGTCAGGCTTCAAGTCCCGCAGTAGCAAGGGGGGTAGCGCCGACAACTTTAACGAGTTGCGCTTTGAGGACAAGAAGGGCGAGGAAGAGGTCTATTTCCATGCCGAGAAAGACTTCAACCGGGTAGTGGAGAACAACGACACCCTCAAGGTAGGTTTCGAAGACAAGGAAGATGGTGACCAGAGCGTTGAAATCTACAATAACCAAACGACAAAAATCGGCTGCGCCGCCGCCAGCGATGGCAGCCAGACCACTGAGATACACAAGGATCGTTCAACCACCCTGGAGACGGGTAGTGATGCTATCCAGGTAAAAATGGGTGATCGCACCATCAATGTAGATGCAGGTAGTATCTCTGAAGAGGCGGCGCAGTTCATCGAGTTGAAGGTAGGTGCCAGCAGCATCAAGATTGAACCAGCCAAGATCACCATCAAATCGGTGGCAATTCTGATCGAGGCTGATGCCACGCTTGATACAAAAAGTACCGTCACCACAATCGATTCCAAGGCTACGCTTGATGCGAAAAGTCCTATGACCACGGTCAAAGGCGACGCAGTCCTGACGCTCAAGGGCGGCGTGATCATGGTCAACTAA